From one Mya arenaria isolate MELC-2E11 chromosome 4, ASM2691426v1 genomic stretch:
- the LOC128232630 gene encoding uncharacterized protein LOC128232630 isoform X1 — MQRYIIILWIFVASCVRRLCSKDVCTNSAGGVKYCTDNKTCCHDNTDCCFELSWVQISGMVIGGVALLAIVIVLIVAAVKHCKKRGRNVEPVQTEMTPPYGYLPPMYHSDPPPSYQATSDGDTGMPHEPRKVPL, encoded by the exons atgcagcgttatataataattttatggaTTTTTGTAGCAAGCTGTGTTCGGCGCTTAT GTTCCAAAGACGTTTGTACCAACAGTGCCGGCGGCGTGAAATATTGTACCGACAATAAAACATGTTGTCATGACAACACAGACTGCTG TTTTGAGCTAAGCTGGGTGCAGATTTCGGGGATGGTGATCGGGGGCGTGGCACTGCTGGCAATCGTCATCGTCCTTATCGTTGCCGCCGTCAAACACTGCAAGAAGCGCGGCCGCAACGTGGAACCTGTCCAGACAG AGATGACTCCTCCTTACGGCTACCTGCCACCTATGTACCACTCTGACCCTCCGCCTAGCTACCAGGCCACTTCCGATGGAGATACCGGAATGCCACATGAACCTCGCAAGGTCCCGCTCTAA
- the LOC128232630 gene encoding uncharacterized protein LOC128232630 isoform X2, whose product MVIGGVALLAIVIVLIVAAVKHCKKRGRNVEPVQTEMTPPYGYLPPMYHSDPPPSYQATSDGDTGMPHEPRKVPL is encoded by the exons ATGGTGATCGGGGGCGTGGCACTGCTGGCAATCGTCATCGTCCTTATCGTTGCCGCCGTCAAACACTGCAAGAAGCGCGGCCGCAACGTGGAACCTGTCCAGACAG AGATGACTCCTCCTTACGGCTACCTGCCACCTATGTACCACTCTGACCCTCCGCCTAGCTACCAGGCCACTTCCGATGGAGATACCGGAATGCCACATGAACCTCGCAAGGTCCCGCTCTAA